In a genomic window of Gadus macrocephalus chromosome 9, ASM3116895v1:
- the LOC132464703 gene encoding purine nucleoside phosphorylase-like translates to MATTALAAHRCSYEDYEVTADWLRSQTEQRPKVAIICGSGLGGLAALLDNRVVFPYKDIPNFPQTTVVGHQGQLVFGTLEGHQCVCMQGRFHTYEGYDVYQVTYPVRVFSLLGVRTLVVTNAAGGLNSSFSVGDIMLIKDHINMPGLVGNNPLCGPNDDRFGVRFPCMSDAYDRDLLALAQQTAEGQGIGAFVHQGVYCMVGGPTFESIAEGRALRTLGADAVGMSTALEVVVARHCGLRVLGFSLITNKVVTDYDSTLKANHAEVLDTTLMRTQDLQGLVRGILAQMPVDPEDL, encoded by the exons ATGGCAACCACGGCACTCGCGGCCCATCGGTGCAG TTACGAGGACTATGAGGTTACGGCCGACTGGTTGCGCTCCCAGACAGAGCAGCGTCCTAAAGTGGCCATCATCTGTGGCTCTGGGCTGGGCGGACTGGCAGCGCTGCTGGACAACAGGGTCGTCTTCCCCTACAAAGACATCCCCAACTTCCCCCAAACCACCG TGGTGGGCCATCAGGGACAACTGGTGTTTGGGACACTGGAGGGCCAccagtgtgtctgcatgcaggGGCGCTTCCACACCTATGAAGGCTATGATGTATACCAG GTGACGTACCCCGTGCGTGTGTTCTCCCTGCTGGGCGTTAGGACGCTGGTGGTGACCAACGCGGCCGGGGGCCTCAACAGCAGCTTCAGCGTGGGCGACATCATGCTGATCAAGGACCACATCAACATGCCGGGCCTGGTGGGGAACAACCCACTGTGTGGCCCCAACGACGACAG GTTTGGTGTGCGCTTCCCTTGTATGTCCGACGCTTACGACCGTGACCTGCTGGCCTTGGCCCAGCAGACGGCCGAGGGGCAGGGCATCGGGGCCTTCGTGCATCAGGGGGTCTACTGCATGGTGGGCGGCCCCACCTTCGAGAGCATCGCCGAGGGGAGGGCTCTGCGGACCCTGGGAGCCGACGCAGTGG GAATGAGCACAgcgctggaggtggtggtggcccGCCACTgtggcctgcgtgtcctgggCTTCTCGCTCATCACCAACAAGGTGGTGACCGACTACGACAGCACGCTGAAGGCCAACCACGCCGAGGTGCTTGACACCACCCTCATGCGCACCCAGGACCTCCAAGGACTTGTCCGAGGAATCCTAGCCCAGATGCCTGTGGACCCTGAGGACCTGTGA